The uncultured Subdoligranulum sp. genomic sequence AAGCAATACTTAGATGAATGGGAAGGTAGCCCTATACAAAATTTATGGACGGATATTTTTGTCATTAATCCAGTTGCTGAAGAACGCTTAGAGTACTCAACTCAAAAACCCGAGGCACTTCTTGAACGCATTATCAGAGCATCTTCCAACAAAGGTATGCTCATTGCCGATTTCTTCGGCGGCAGTGGTGTCACTGCGGCGGTGTCCAACAAATTGGGACGCCGTTTCGTTCATTGTGATATCGGTCTCAACTCTATTCAAACTACACGAGATCGACTGAAAGCAGATGGGGCGCAGTTCGATGTCTTGGAAATCAAGGATGGCGTGCAACTCTACCGTAACCCTGTCCAAACCATGGACAAGATCAAATCCTTGATTCCAGGTCTGAAAAACGAAGATTCTCTGGATTCCTTTTGGGAAGGGGCTATCACCGACAGTAAGCTGGGGACTATTCCCGTCTATGTTCCCAACCTAATGGATAGCACCTCCAAGCTGCTGGATGTTGTGCTGATGAACCGCATCATCCATCAGGCTATCCCCGACCTGGATCCTAGTATCAAAAAAGTTATTGTCTACTATATTGACATTACTAGCGAAGAAGAAATCCGCAATTTTATTGCCAAGGATGATAGCACCACCGTAGAAATTGAACTACGGGACCTCAAAACAATTCTAGACGATGTGGTTATAGGCGACTATGCCAAATTCCATGTTGATGAAGTGCAACAGGAGCATTCCCTTGGTTATACTGTTGTGATTGATACATTTGTTAGTGACCGTGTATTGCAAAAGATAACGGAATTTAACGAAAAGAGCAGGCTAAATTCGACAGCTAAGAAGCCCTTTAAGCCTATTGAAATTAGCGATAACGGTTTGGAACTAATCGAGTACTTAAGCTTGGACTGCACTGCCCCCAAAGGGGAATGGCACTCCGACAGTGAAATCAAAATTGACAAAAATGGCTATATTAGCAGAAACGGTGAAAAGACCAAAGAGTTTTGGGATGGCTCCATTTGCAGCGGTAAGAAACCGCTGCGCCTAAAAGTTCGTAATATTTGCGGGGATGAAACTGTTTGGGAGGTATAAAGATGGGAGAAACTGTTATTCCTGAAGAACGACTTCGTGTCTTTATAAGTTCCGCCCAAAGCAACGAAAATGGGTTTGCCTGGAGTGATGTGCGTCGACGTATAAAAGAATGTTTGAGTGCCTGTCCCTACCTCAATCCGTTTATTATTGAGGATAATCCGTCTACCACTCCTTCCCTGCAATTTTTTCAAAGTCAATTGAGGAAAGCAGACCTAACTGTTTTGTTAGTAAAAGGTGAGGTTAGAAAAGGAACGGCTGTGGAGTATGCACAAGCCACCAAATGGAAAAAGCCTCTCCTAATATATTTTTTAAAAGATGATCATCCTGACTTGGACGTTATCAAATTGAAGCGAGAACTCCAAACCACAGATTATTGTACTTACCGTGAGGTGGACAATTTTGACAATATAGCACCTATGGTCAGAAATGATGTCATTGAAGACGTGATTCGATGGTTTCAGGATAAGCCATACATTTTGGAGGCGTATAATCATAAAGAAGATTCTGGAACCGCTTTAATTCTCGAAGAACAAGTATCTTCGAAATCTGGTGTTCCGGAAATCACTGCAATTTCCCTTTTCTCAAGCAGTTACGAGTATCTACTGGATCTGTTGGGTACACGCTATCTGAAACGCAATCAAAACAGTGCTATTTCCGAATTGGGAGATTTGGGAAATGAGTTGTTGGAGTGGCTTGTAAATGGTAAGCCCCTCCAATGCGATGATAAAATCCTAAATTTACTTGAGAAAAGCACGTCTTTATATGCTAGTACGGACTGGTTGGAAAAACGATGGGACGCTATTCGGTGCTGTGTGAATGGAAACCTCGACAAAGCTCTTGAATATGAGCGAGAAGCTCTACGGTTGTCGAAAAATGATAAAATGCCAAGCTGGATCACAACGGATATTCTCATTGATTGCAGAAACATGGAAATCGATTGTGCCAAGGCAAAAGGAAAGCGTCTCATTGAAGGACCTGCCCAAAAAGAACTTAATGAACTGGACTCGATTGTTTATCTTCCGGTATTGGATCGGTACAAATCTAACATTTACAGTACCATCGCAAAAGAAAAGTTCAAAATAAGCACTGCCTCCCGATACACAACAATTTACGGAAATAGCATTAACGAGGTACTTTCTGATACATGTAACTATCTGTTTTCAGCAGCATTATACGGCTCTTATACGCACTTACTTATTGCCAGAAAAATATTGATTTATGTACTGTGCGAATATTTCGATATCCTAAACGATGTGGCGTTAATCCAAAAGTGCGTAAGTCTGTATATATTGCAAGGTGATGTTAAGGAGCTTGAGCTCTTTGTTCAGAAAAATTGGGATACTGTGTATTCGTTGGTTACAACAGAGGCCGATGCTCTTTGGAAATTGGCAAAAAGGACTCCAATAGTAAACCAGAGTGCAATGCAACAAGCTGTTTTGAAAATCTTGGGGCTTTACTTTTCTGATGACACTTTTCAAGAGGCAGAGGAATTTATATTATCGCGCGCAGATCAAATCTATTGGGGAAATTCGCAGGAATACCTCGGCTGCATAAAGAAAAATCTTATCCGTCTCAATCAGGATAAGGTAGTGACTGTTCTTATAAATATTATTTCACAGAAACGATATATAAGAGGCAAGGACATCACTAATATTATTTGGACATTAGATCTAAATAAAATTTCAAAAGGCAACATTCTTGCGCTTCGTGATGCCTTGGATCAAAGTTTAGCTACCATTGTAGAAAATGGCGGTTCACCACAAATTATCGCATGCCTTGTGCGTTTTGATCCTGCCGTTTTTGGCTGTTTAGAGTCAAAGGAAAACAATGGTCTAACCGGAATTGAGGAAAAACTATATAAAATCAATATGGGCGGTGATGCTTGGGAGGCCATCCTACAAGATGAAATTACACAAGCTCAAAACCATTTTAGCGCATATAATAGTGACGGTGTATATGCTGCATTTGCATCGGACCCGTATGCTATGATTGGCTATATCTCGCGTAAAGCTTCTGACACCAACGCCCAGGCCATTTGCAATATCCTTTCGGAAAAATTTGTACCGTTAGCGGTCCAGGTTCTTAACAGTCATGTGGCTGTACCAACAAAAGAAAGCTGTGCCAACGCGCTGTGCGATGTTGTGGCGTTATTTATTCAGCATAATATTTCTTTTCCCTCAACTCTTATAGATTCGCTCCGTGACATTGATACAACACAGGGATATGATTTTGTGCAGTATAAGTCAAGGGCAATGTTGGAAATTCGAATTTTCATGGCCAAGTTAATGGTGGGCCTTTTAGGCAAGGAGTCGTTACTGACTTGGTGTGTAGAATACAATAAGCGCTCTCTGAACGAACGTGTCGGTCTGGCAGAATGTATAGAAAAATATCTATACTACCATAAAGGTGAGACAGCAGATGCTTTAATTCTATCAATTGTTTTTCAGTGCGCAGATGATGAGTCCGATGAAATACGAAGGATTGCTTATCAAACATTAAGCTATTTATTAGATAGCAATGCTAAGTCGCTCGTTGAAAATCGTATATACCAAGCTATGACAGACCCTTCATCCTCCGTACGGAACAAAATTCTCTCTCTTTGTGAAAAGGGCCTATTCGAATATGATATGGCGCGCAGCATTGTTGAAGCGTTGACTACCGATTCTAATTATGCTATTCGGATACGTGCATTAGCAGTAAAAAATGATATGGGGCATCCCGAATCATGAATTTACCCATTTGGGGGTAATGCGATTCCGATATAAATACCGTCTAAATCAAAGGATATATTTTCTTTCCTCTTTTCTTAGAGAGCATAGAGAATTTGGCAGCTCCTCCGGAAGGCTTTAAAACATAAGTGACTACGAAGTCCGCATGTTCGATCATCCATTTATTGCGCCAGGGAATAGCGTACCGCTTTGGGACTTTTTCTATCCCTTCTGGCAAGATGGTGTCCGAGAAATCTTCAGGAACAGCCGTGGCTTTGGCAGACGGCATATAAGCAAGAACAACGTCGTATCCAACCTGTGGATACGCCGTTGTTACTTCTTTCAGAACAGAACGCACCATACGATCAAAATTGCCCTGATTACCAACATAGAACATGGTTACTCCGTGATTTTCGATCAAATCCACCACCGCCGTGTGAATTTTCGGTTTGATGGTTTCTGGACAATCCCGATGACCAAAGAACGTACAACTTTTCAACTAGTCCACCTCCCGGTACTATTTTCATCATATCATAATAGCCTGAAATAGTACAGCTACAGGGACTATTTTGCCGTTCCGTACTCCTATAATTGTGGTAGTACAGTAAAAGGGACGGTGGTCACATGAAACTGAATGAAGCGGTCAGCCAGCGACTTCAGGAATTGCTGAAAGAGCGTGGCATGACCCAATATCAGTTATCTATGAAAAGCGGCGTTCCTAAGTCTACCATTGGCAATGTTGTAAACTGTATGTACGACTCCGTAAAACTGCGCATCATCCACGAATTGTGTCAGGGCATGAATTTGAACATCAGCGAATTTTTCAATTCACCCATGTTTGAGGAAGAAAATCTTGAACCGTAAGGCTGTCGGTGTGAACCGGCAGCTTTTTTATATATTAGCTATTCCGGGTGCTTTTTCACACTGGCCCGTGCTTTTATGGTATAATTTTCATATCCCCAATAGCATCCTTTTTCTTTTTTAACACATGGTTAGGAGGAATTATTATGTCAAATTCATCACCTTTTTATAGAAAATATGTTCAAGGGGTTGTTTCTAAAGCCAATTCTCAAAAGGCAGCCCTTCAACGCGACATTGTATATATGCAGTTAGTGAAATGGTTGCGGAATCAAAATACTCGCTTAGAAAAAGAAATGTTTAATGCCGTATTGAATTCAAGCAAAAAACTTGCAAAAGACTATCTGTCATCTGGAACGGAGGATATTAAATCCGCTTGTGAGGAAAGTTTCTTCTTCCACACCTTCACTGCCTCCGACGGAACTCATACCGATGTAAAACAAGTCCAAAAGTATGTATCTGACTTCTGGAAGCATTTAAAGGTAATACTTGATGAAGAAAAGCTTCTGGGAGATGCTACGCTCCGTATGAGGCAGCTTGATGTGGTCCGGTTGGGCAAGCTTTTTGACAAAGTTCTCGATCTCGTTCCTGATGAAAGGAAATCAGATGCGATTGAGCTGATGGATGAATTTGTGCGAAGCGATCTTGAGGAGCTCTAATTTACAGCGGCTCCGCGTCGATCCAGTCAATAATACCGTACACGTTTGCTGCCAGAGTGCAGCGCCAGCAGGTGAGGTCACGGACCTTGGCGAAGTCAATGGTACATTTGCGGGGCGCGTAGCACTCCCCGGCGCCGCGCCAGCAGGCCAGACGGACCTTCTCGCCGGTGTCCAGGTCGGTGAAGTAGCAGAACAGGCACATGTGCTTGCCCCAGGTGCGGTGATCAAGGCGCAGGCGGAAGATACCGGCCTTTTCGGGGCGCTGGTACTGCTGCAGGTTGGCTTTCATGCGTTCTTCGTAAGTAGTCAAAATTCCATTGGGATTCATAGTCGTTGTCCTTTCTGTGATTGGTTGGTTATCGTTCTTTCTGGTGGGCGGCGCGCTGCTGCTCCCGGTCGTTCAACAGTTGGATATTCTCCCGCATACGTTTGACACGGGAAGGAATTTGCTGGGCAGTTTTCAGCTCCTTTCTGGTTTCGGTGATCTGTTTGGTCAGTTCATCCTTTTCCGCGTGGAGGGCCTCACACTCGGTCGGGTCGCGGCAGCGGCGCAGACGGTTGCGGCACTTGGTGCGCCGGGCCTCCAGATCACTCAGTTTCTGCTCCTGCTCCGATGTAAAAGCAGCTACGTCCTCTGCGGTATTCAGCGAATGCCGTTCCAGAAGATGCAGCTGCTTTTCAATTTCCGCCCAGCGGCGGTAATCCTCCCTCATGGCTGGATGAGGTGGGCGGTAGTTGGGTGTTGTGGTGGGCAGCTTGCCCAGCAGGTAACAGTAATACAGGTAGGTGCGGTAGATTCCGAACGCTTCCATGATAGCCTTGCGGAAGTCCTGCCGCAGCTTCTGGTAATGGGGATGCACCGGAGGATACCGCTTGTTGTAGATCTCCATGCGTTTGAAAATCCCCATCGCATGATTCTGCTGGATGCGCTGGGCCATAGCTTGCGGGGTGTACTCCTCTCCCAACGTCTTGAAGCGCACGGCACGGCGGTCATGGGGCAGTTTGATAGTCGGGTATTTGTGGTTGGGATTGAAATCCACCTCATAGCCCATCTTGCGCAGGATGCGGGGCAGATCTCGGGGCGTTTCGCTGCGCAGGATGGCCAGATCAATGTCCTGGCGCATGACGTTATACCGGGTGGGCTCTCCGGCTTTCTCGGCCAGATAGAGGTTGCGAGGCACCCGGTGGGCATCCTTTTTGTCTACCACCGAAAGTCCCTGCTCCCGGCACAGTTCATCCGAGGCGTCCTGCAGAGTACGGTAGGTCTTTTTGCAATCGTTGTACCGCTTGCCGTCCACAAAGGACACTGAGTTGATGACGAAGTGATTGTGGCAGCAATCGGTGTTCAGGTGGGTGGCTACCAGCACCTGAAAGCGGTCACCCCACACCCGTTTAGCCAGTTCCACTCCGATGGCGTGGCACTGCTCCGGCGTGACCTCGCCGGGGCGGAAACTCTGGTAGGCGTGAAAGGCCACCGTGCCGCCGGTCTTGCCGAACTGCTGTTTGGTCAGTTCCATCTGTTGGCGGGCAATCTCCGGCACACAGTTGACACCGCTGACAAACAGCTGACTTTCCCGGGTGGTTTTGGCGTCATTGGCGGCATACTGCAGCACGTCGCTCAGATCGTCCTTGCCCGCAGACAGACCGGTCAGGTCCGGCAGCCGGGTCTTTTCTTCGTTTCCGGCATAGCGTATGACCGCATCCAGACGCCCTTTCACGGGCCAGATCTTGGTGACAGCCATCTTCTCATTCCTCCTTCTGCGGCACTGTAACCGCCCTCTGAACGGTCAGCAGCGTGTCCAGAATTTCCCGCTGCACCTCCGGTGTGTTGCCCTTGTGGTAGAGGGCGGTGAGAGCATCCAGCACCTGCCGGTAGTCGGCGTTGGGCAGTTGCCGGGGCATCTGGTTGTGTAGCCGCATGCGGATGTATTGGGAGAGTGTCAGCCCACATCGGGTGGCTGCCTGTTCAAACAGCTTCTTTTCTTCCGGTGTCACCCGGATGTTCATCTGTACGTTTCGAGTCAACATAATTCCACCTCCATATAGCAAAAGACCGGGCATCGCTGCTCGGTCTCTGCATTGTTGCGTTGTTGGATTTTCGGGGGGTCATAGGGGCTGCGCCCCTTGCCAGCGTCCTGCGCTGGGGCGGCGTATGGCTTGCAAAAGCTATACAAAGCCAGTGCTCGTTACCCCTGCGGACAGGCCTTTTTGTACGTGCTGAAAAGGAATCACTCCAGTGCGTCCCCGTATAGAAGGTCCGGCAGGACCACTTCCTCGGCTGCATTCTTGATTGCATTCATGCGCCCTGCCCAGGCCAGCGGATCGGCCTGTTTGAGGGCTTCATCCACGCCCTGCTGGCGGGCTATCTGGTTGATGGTGTCCTCTACCATCTGTCGGGCTTCGGTGTCTACATCGGCCAGGTGGCTGTGCAGCGTACCTTCCAGAAGCATGAGGTCGAATAAGTCGGGGCGATGCTTCTTCAAGAACTGCCGCCGCAGTTCACCGTATTTGCCGATGGGCCGGGTATCGGTTTCGGGGAGAACCAGATCGGGAATGAGATAGCCATCGGTCTCGGTGTAAGTCAGTTTCATGGTGTGCCTCCTTCAGCGTTCCTGAGTATCCTTGTTGTAGCCGCGTTTGTGCTGCCAGGTGTGAAGCAGATGGAGGATAACCTGCTGCATCTGCTGCGGGGTGTAGTGCTTGGGGAAATACCGCTGCACGTCCTCCTGATTGAGGAAGAACTTCTGCCTCTGGTTGGGCTTTTCCTCGGTGAGCAAGTGATGCAGGTATTCTCGGGTCAGGGTTCCCTCCTTGCTCATTTGTTTGAGGGTGCGGGACTGGGTGAGGGACGGTGTGGCCTGACAGGCGTCCATCTCCTCTTTGAGCGTTCGCTGGTGTTCCTCGGTCAGGTAGGAGATCTCCACCGCCGGATTGAAGGCAATCTGGTATTCGTCTACCATCTGGAGGATGGAGGGGATCAGGTGGGTCAGGCGGATGTAGCGATGGACTTGCCGTTGGCTGTCGTTGCTATTTTGACTGACTTGTTCCACACTCCATGACTTCTCGCCAACTTGGCGAGAAGTTGTCTTGCCTTGGTGTGTGATGGCTTCCATCTTCATCTTATAGGCAAACGCCTTCTCGCTGGGCAGGATATGCTCCCGCTGAATGTTGCTGTCCACCATAAGGATCACCGCCTCGTCGTCGGTCATATCCCGGACCAGTACCGGCAGTTCGGTGATGCCCAGGGCCTCGCAGGCGGCCTTGCGGCGGTGCCCGCTGACGATCTCGTAGCGGCCATCACCACGGGGCCGGACCAGCAGCGGTGAGAGGACACCGTACTCCCGGATGCTTTCCTTCAGTTGTTCCATCTCCTCGCCGCTGGCCACCCGGAAGGGATGCCCCTGAAAGGGTTCCAGCAGACAGGCTGAAAGAGTGATTACTTTTTCAGCCTGTGGGTTTTGGACTTGGTTTTCTGCCATGACAATACGCTTCCTTTCTTGGTAAAAATAAGGCTTGCAAGAGGCGTTTTGTGCCCAAAAATGTATACGAAAAACCGGGTACATTTTCAGAAAATCCAGATTTTCCGGGCCCAAAATCGCCTTCTGAACAAAAAGTAGGCATAAAAAATCCCCCTGCAACTGAAATCAGTAGCAGGGGGATTGGCGTATTACAGGTAGATCTCCAAGTCGATATCACGCCATCGGCTTGGCTTTATCACGCTGTTGTGTGCTTTTTGGAATGCTTGCGCATCCTCTAAGCTGAGCGTGAGCTCCAAGAGTCCAACGTAATTACTTGCGAGGATTCTTGATAGCGGCCTGAGCAGCAGCCAGACGAGCGATAGGCACACGGTACGGAGAGCAGCTGACGTAGTCCAGGCCAACATTGTGGCAGAACTCGACG encodes the following:
- a CDS encoding site-specific DNA-methyltransferase; its protein translation is MPIKYVPFVPEPVEGQAVLGNFNRILKYKGSDDVSMVLQRGMPLYEMEKQETVGDNQDGNLVIRGECISACAYLKEHGIQVDLVYIDPPFASGADYAKKVYLRRNPKVAEAIAQAEQELDIDELKAFEEKMYGDVWDKEKYLNWMYENLMAIKSVMSETASIYVHLDYHIGHYVKILMDEIFGEERFRNEIVWKRKQGNLGQSKQYGIVTDSIFFYTMSEDYVFETPLTKDGQEDYIKRFKYDDGDGRKYRLSPLVSPSYSPSLVYEYKGYAPPKNGWSVSPETMERYEKEGRLKFPRDKKQRIERKQYLDEWEGSPIQNLWTDIFVINPVAEERLEYSTQKPEALLERIIRASSNKGMLIADFFGGSGVTAAVSNKLGRRFVHCDIGLNSIQTTRDRLKADGAQFDVLEIKDGVQLYRNPVQTMDKIKSLIPGLKNEDSLDSFWEGAITDSKLGTIPVYVPNLMDSTSKLLDVVLMNRIIHQAIPDLDPSIKKVIVYYIDITSEEEIRNFIAKDDSTTVEIELRDLKTILDDVVIGDYAKFHVDEVQQEHSLGYTVVIDTFVSDRVLQKITEFNEKSRLNSTAKKPFKPIEISDNGLELIEYLSLDCTAPKGEWHSDSEIKIDKNGYISRNGEKTKEFWDGSICSGKKPLRLKVRNICGDETVWEV
- a CDS encoding helix-turn-helix transcriptional regulator yields the protein MKLNEAVSQRLQELLKERGMTQYQLSMKSGVPKSTIGNVVNCMYDSVKLRIIHELCQGMNLNISEFFNSPMFEEENLEP
- a CDS encoding relaxase/mobilization nuclease domain-containing protein, with product MAVTKIWPVKGRLDAVIRYAGNEEKTRLPDLTGLSAGKDDLSDVLQYAANDAKTTRESQLFVSGVNCVPEIARQQMELTKQQFGKTGGTVAFHAYQSFRPGEVTPEQCHAIGVELAKRVWGDRFQVLVATHLNTDCCHNHFVINSVSFVDGKRYNDCKKTYRTLQDASDELCREQGLSVVDKKDAHRVPRNLYLAEKAGEPTRYNVMRQDIDLAILRSETPRDLPRILRKMGYEVDFNPNHKYPTIKLPHDRRAVRFKTLGEEYTPQAMAQRIQQNHAMGIFKRMEIYNKRYPPVHPHYQKLRQDFRKAIMEAFGIYRTYLYYCYLLGKLPTTTPNYRPPHPAMREDYRRWAEIEKQLHLLERHSLNTAEDVAAFTSEQEQKLSDLEARRTKCRNRLRRCRDPTECEALHAEKDELTKQITETRKELKTAQQIPSRVKRMRENIQLLNDREQQRAAHQKER
- a CDS encoding plasmid mobilization protein encodes the protein MLTRNVQMNIRVTPEEKKLFEQAATRCGLTLSQYIRMRLHNQMPRQLPNADYRQVLDALTALYHKGNTPEVQREILDTLLTVQRAVTVPQKEE
- a CDS encoding TnpV protein, translated to MKLTYTETDGYLIPDLVLPETDTRPIGKYGELRRQFLKKHRPDLFDLMLLEGTLHSHLADVDTEARQMVEDTINQIARQQGVDEALKQADPLAWAGRMNAIKNAAEEVVLPDLLYGDALE
- a CDS encoding ParB/RepB/Spo0J family partition protein encodes the protein MAENQVQNPQAEKVITLSACLLEPFQGHPFRVASGEEMEQLKESIREYGVLSPLLVRPRGDGRYEIVSGHRRKAACEALGITELPVLVRDMTDDEAVILMVDSNIQREHILPSEKAFAYKMKMEAITHQGKTTSRQVGEKSWSVEQVSQNSNDSQRQVHRYIRLTHLIPSILQMVDEYQIAFNPAVEISYLTEEHQRTLKEEMDACQATPSLTQSRTLKQMSKEGTLTREYLHHLLTEEKPNQRQKFFLNQEDVQRYFPKHYTPQQMQQVILHLLHTWQHKRGYNKDTQER